The proteins below are encoded in one region of Stigmatopora argus isolate UIUO_Sarg chromosome 2, RoL_Sarg_1.0, whole genome shotgun sequence:
- the LOC144064523 gene encoding uncharacterized protein LOC144064523 isoform X2 yields MVFTPVLFLLLLVSRASASHFFGGHTTFHGEENPNGTYTVNITVKETFDGCYHSQRINCYKGFCGYEDFRQRVIIDNSTNAPIYNRQWCEAETLMTRTVPSNTPFSMRSASCCWIPTRMSLRSWRLLTALDLGTRSDTGKPNKSPVIGTLPFLRVPQNCPRRHNIMVFDANGDQVRCRYGKIVNEECSSCSHPTGFHLDQSCTLYYNYTSSDARVFGFELVVEDYPQQPITLFYSDGSHSTKSPLMSRRRRSLSPFTSGYWSTPGYPLRGWPQTTSYPWWQGQTTAKRIAHTTGPATTRKMIPQWRKRTTTPWWWNTKTTGHSTTMQHHTTALPPTAFQPATTNSQWMPFTTTKENSKPAPLSKLPLQFSLLVDRAAPSCQEGIYIPRFQYPTPENGQHIDAEVNKEVEIRIKAQVTRTKIHGIIMSGPRNISKHKTTHNEFVIRWIPQPGDIGGHFPLCFAVESGSYSNDIYQSEMRCVLINVNKETVESTVTCYQSSMKVEIEKASLHGIHVDHLRLNDPNNIECNLQTHSNTTHVIGIIPLNACGTFLEEDEENLIFKNEINTVDNSADIITRKHRLEVDFECQYPKRGNVTQNFLSHRKSIKVWEKGFGTFTYQFEFYPNDQFQNMSNPNSYPLEYKLGMRIYMKIESSSSMNNTELFVESCRAAPYDNPNVHPTYSIIENGCTADPTVLIYPNSDQHEFKFSMEAFKFIGFHDQVYISCSVMMCEAGNPNTRCSQGCINTTLSHHNKKREAVIQSANHFVSQGPLRLQRSAEGNGTTVMNFNLNLIFIAGCLLAVAGMMTVAIYKAKMSRFAYQRLPTVEN; encoded by the exons ATGGTTTTCACACCAGTGCTCTTTCTGCTGCTTCTGGTCTCAAGGGCGTCTGCCTCACACTTCTTTGGAGGACACACCACCTTTCATGGGGAGGAAAACCCTAATGGAACATATACA GTGAACATTACCGTCAAGGAAACCTTCGATGGCTGTTACCACTCTCAGAGGATCAATTGTTATAAAGGTTTCTGTGGTTATGAGGACTTTAGGCAAAGAGTCATAATTGACAACAGCACCAATGCTCCAAtctataacagacaatggtgcgAAGCAGAAACATTGATGACAAGAACTGTTCCATCCAACACACCTTTCTCTATGCG GTCAGCAAGCTGTTGTTGGATTCCAACAAGGATGTCCCTCAGAAGTTGGAGACTACTGACAGCTCTGGATTTGGGTACAAGATCTGACACAGGAAAACCAAACAAATCCCCAGTTATTGGCACACTACCTTTCCTTCG gGTTCCTCAAAACTGCCCACGTCGACACAACATAATGGTATTTGATGCTAACGGAGACCAAGTGCGCTGTAGATATGGAAAGATCGTGAATGAAGAATGCAGCTCGTGCAGTCACCCCACAGGGTTTCACCTAGATCAG TCTTGCACATTGTACTACAACTACACTAGTTCTGATGCTAGAGTTTTTGGATTTGAGTTGGTGGTGGAGGACTATCCACAACAGCCCATTACACTCTTCTACAGCGATGGCTCCCATTCCACCAAGTCTCCACTAATGTCCAGGAGGAGGAGGTCTCTTTCTCCATTCACATCGGGGTATTGGAGTACACCAGGGTACCCTTTGAGAGGTTGGCCTCAGACAACCTCTTACCCGTGGTGGCAAGGGCAGACTACAGCTAAAAGAATAGCACATACGACAGGCCCTGCGACGACTAGAAAAATGATCCCACAGTGGCGGAAAAGAACTACAACCCCATGGTGGTGGAATACAAAAACAACGGGGCATTCCACGACAATGCAACATCATACGACAGCACTTCCACCGACAGCTTTTCAACCTGCAACAACAAATTCTCAGTGGATGCCTTTTACAACCACTAAAGAAAATTCAAAACCTGCACCTCTCAGCAAACTACCATTGCAATTCTCCTTACTGG TGGATCGTGCTGCTCCTTCATGTCAAGAAGGAATTTACATACCAAGATTCCAATATCCCACACCTGAGAATGGACAACATATCGATGCAGAGGTCAATAAAGAGGTGGAGATCAGAATCAAAGCGCAAGTTACACGTACAAA AATACATGGCATCATTATGAGTGGACCAAGGAATATCAGTAAGCACAAAACCACACACAACGAGTTCGTCATAAGGTGGATCCCGCAGCCTGGAGATATAGGTGGACATTTCCCATTATGCTTTGCTGTTGAATCAGG GTCCTACTCCAATGATATCTATCAATCTGAAATGAGATGTGTGCTGATTAACGTAAACAAGGAGACAG TTGAATCTACGGTGACCTGCTATCAGTCCAGTATGAAGGTGGAAATTGAGAAAGCTTCACTCCATGGGATCCATGTGGATCACCTTCGTCTCAATGATCCCAACAACATTGAGTGCAATCTCCAAACACATTCTAACACCACACATGTAATTGGAATCATCCCCCTTAACGCTTGTGGAACTTTTCTGGAG GAGGACGAAGAAAACCTTATTTTCAAGAATGAAATAAACACTGTCGATAATTCTGCTGACATTATCACCAGGAAGCATAGACTGGAAGTCGACTTTGAGTGCCAGTATCCCAAACGAGGAAATGTGACCCAGAATTTTCTCTCACACAGAAAGTCCATCAAAGTTTGGGAAAAGGGTTTTGGCACATTTACCTATCAGTTCGAGTTCTACCCAAATGACCAATTCCAAAACATGAGTAATCCAAACTCATACCCTCTGGAATATAAACTAGGAATGAGGATTTACATGAAGATAGAATCTTCCTCTTCCATGAACAACACAGAACTTTTCGTAGAATCGTGCAGAGCTGCTCCATATGACAACCCTAACGTTCACCCAACCTACTCAATCATTGAAAATGG ATGTACAGCGGATCCAACAGTTTTGATCTATCCCAATTCTGATCAACATGAATTCAAGTTCAGCATGGAGGCCTTCAAATTCATTGGTTTCCATGATCAA GTGTACATCAGCTGTTCAGTCATGATGTGTGAAGCAGGGAATCCCAACACTAGGTGCTCACAGGGATGCATCAACACCACATTGAGCCACCATAATAAAAAGAGAGAGGCTGTCATCCAAAGTGCCAACCACTTTGTTTCTCAAGGGCCATTACGTCTTCAGAGATCAGCAGAGGGTAACGGAACCACAG TGATGAATTTCAATTTGAACCTCATCTTTATTGCTGGATGTCTTCTTGCAGTTGCTGGTATGATGACTGTTGCAATATACAAAGCCAAAATGTCAAGATTTGCATATCAACGTTTGCCAACAGTTGAAAACTAA
- the LOC144064523 gene encoding uncharacterized protein LOC144064523 isoform X1 codes for MVFTPVLFLLLLVSRASASHFFGGHTTFHGEENPNGTYTVNITVKETFDGCYHSQRINCYKGFCGYEDFRQRVIIDNSTNAPIYNRQWCEAETLMTRTVPSNTPFSMRSASCCWIPTRMSLRSWRLLTALDLGTRSDTGKPNKSPVIGTLPFLRVPQNCPRRHNIMVFDANGDQVRCRYGKIVNEECSSCSHPTGFHLDQQSCTLYYNYTSSDARVFGFELVVEDYPQQPITLFYSDGSHSTKSPLMSRRRRSLSPFTSGYWSTPGYPLRGWPQTTSYPWWQGQTTAKRIAHTTGPATTRKMIPQWRKRTTTPWWWNTKTTGHSTTMQHHTTALPPTAFQPATTNSQWMPFTTTKENSKPAPLSKLPLQFSLLVDRAAPSCQEGIYIPRFQYPTPENGQHIDAEVNKEVEIRIKAQVTRTKIHGIIMSGPRNISKHKTTHNEFVIRWIPQPGDIGGHFPLCFAVESGSYSNDIYQSEMRCVLINVNKETVESTVTCYQSSMKVEIEKASLHGIHVDHLRLNDPNNIECNLQTHSNTTHVIGIIPLNACGTFLEEDEENLIFKNEINTVDNSADIITRKHRLEVDFECQYPKRGNVTQNFLSHRKSIKVWEKGFGTFTYQFEFYPNDQFQNMSNPNSYPLEYKLGMRIYMKIESSSSMNNTELFVESCRAAPYDNPNVHPTYSIIENGCTADPTVLIYPNSDQHEFKFSMEAFKFIGFHDQVYISCSVMMCEAGNPNTRCSQGCINTTLSHHNKKREAVIQSANHFVSQGPLRLQRSAEGNGTTVMNFNLNLIFIAGCLLAVAGMMTVAIYKAKMSRFAYQRLPTVEN; via the exons ATGGTTTTCACACCAGTGCTCTTTCTGCTGCTTCTGGTCTCAAGGGCGTCTGCCTCACACTTCTTTGGAGGACACACCACCTTTCATGGGGAGGAAAACCCTAATGGAACATATACA GTGAACATTACCGTCAAGGAAACCTTCGATGGCTGTTACCACTCTCAGAGGATCAATTGTTATAAAGGTTTCTGTGGTTATGAGGACTTTAGGCAAAGAGTCATAATTGACAACAGCACCAATGCTCCAAtctataacagacaatggtgcgAAGCAGAAACATTGATGACAAGAACTGTTCCATCCAACACACCTTTCTCTATGCG GTCAGCAAGCTGTTGTTGGATTCCAACAAGGATGTCCCTCAGAAGTTGGAGACTACTGACAGCTCTGGATTTGGGTACAAGATCTGACACAGGAAAACCAAACAAATCCCCAGTTATTGGCACACTACCTTTCCTTCG gGTTCCTCAAAACTGCCCACGTCGACACAACATAATGGTATTTGATGCTAACGGAGACCAAGTGCGCTGTAGATATGGAAAGATCGTGAATGAAGAATGCAGCTCGTGCAGTCACCCCACAGGGTTTCACCTAGATCAG CAGTCTTGCACATTGTACTACAACTACACTAGTTCTGATGCTAGAGTTTTTGGATTTGAGTTGGTGGTGGAGGACTATCCACAACAGCCCATTACACTCTTCTACAGCGATGGCTCCCATTCCACCAAGTCTCCACTAATGTCCAGGAGGAGGAGGTCTCTTTCTCCATTCACATCGGGGTATTGGAGTACACCAGGGTACCCTTTGAGAGGTTGGCCTCAGACAACCTCTTACCCGTGGTGGCAAGGGCAGACTACAGCTAAAAGAATAGCACATACGACAGGCCCTGCGACGACTAGAAAAATGATCCCACAGTGGCGGAAAAGAACTACAACCCCATGGTGGTGGAATACAAAAACAACGGGGCATTCCACGACAATGCAACATCATACGACAGCACTTCCACCGACAGCTTTTCAACCTGCAACAACAAATTCTCAGTGGATGCCTTTTACAACCACTAAAGAAAATTCAAAACCTGCACCTCTCAGCAAACTACCATTGCAATTCTCCTTACTGG TGGATCGTGCTGCTCCTTCATGTCAAGAAGGAATTTACATACCAAGATTCCAATATCCCACACCTGAGAATGGACAACATATCGATGCAGAGGTCAATAAAGAGGTGGAGATCAGAATCAAAGCGCAAGTTACACGTACAAA AATACATGGCATCATTATGAGTGGACCAAGGAATATCAGTAAGCACAAAACCACACACAACGAGTTCGTCATAAGGTGGATCCCGCAGCCTGGAGATATAGGTGGACATTTCCCATTATGCTTTGCTGTTGAATCAGG GTCCTACTCCAATGATATCTATCAATCTGAAATGAGATGTGTGCTGATTAACGTAAACAAGGAGACAG TTGAATCTACGGTGACCTGCTATCAGTCCAGTATGAAGGTGGAAATTGAGAAAGCTTCACTCCATGGGATCCATGTGGATCACCTTCGTCTCAATGATCCCAACAACATTGAGTGCAATCTCCAAACACATTCTAACACCACACATGTAATTGGAATCATCCCCCTTAACGCTTGTGGAACTTTTCTGGAG GAGGACGAAGAAAACCTTATTTTCAAGAATGAAATAAACACTGTCGATAATTCTGCTGACATTATCACCAGGAAGCATAGACTGGAAGTCGACTTTGAGTGCCAGTATCCCAAACGAGGAAATGTGACCCAGAATTTTCTCTCACACAGAAAGTCCATCAAAGTTTGGGAAAAGGGTTTTGGCACATTTACCTATCAGTTCGAGTTCTACCCAAATGACCAATTCCAAAACATGAGTAATCCAAACTCATACCCTCTGGAATATAAACTAGGAATGAGGATTTACATGAAGATAGAATCTTCCTCTTCCATGAACAACACAGAACTTTTCGTAGAATCGTGCAGAGCTGCTCCATATGACAACCCTAACGTTCACCCAACCTACTCAATCATTGAAAATGG ATGTACAGCGGATCCAACAGTTTTGATCTATCCCAATTCTGATCAACATGAATTCAAGTTCAGCATGGAGGCCTTCAAATTCATTGGTTTCCATGATCAA GTGTACATCAGCTGTTCAGTCATGATGTGTGAAGCAGGGAATCCCAACACTAGGTGCTCACAGGGATGCATCAACACCACATTGAGCCACCATAATAAAAAGAGAGAGGCTGTCATCCAAAGTGCCAACCACTTTGTTTCTCAAGGGCCATTACGTCTTCAGAGATCAGCAGAGGGTAACGGAACCACAG TGATGAATTTCAATTTGAACCTCATCTTTATTGCTGGATGTCTTCTTGCAGTTGCTGGTATGATGACTGTTGCAATATACAAAGCCAAAATGTCAAGATTTGCATATCAACGTTTGCCAACAGTTGAAAACTAA